A genome region from Astyanax mexicanus isolate ESR-SI-001 chromosome 19, AstMex3_surface, whole genome shotgun sequence includes the following:
- the LOC103025413 gene encoding myosin-11 isoform X3 has protein sequence MSRKQKWQENMHIQPNAVKSNQRRRRREPTHPTVLKPGLPKHTETDRGHTANFTTTSTGSVIGTGMNTISSGGGGPSSSIRKTSISCIACSTENNSDVASGCSNSNSIRGGGAGVHSARSSVGISCSIKGSNGILSSGGGSGAVSTSMGPKGNSSSVIEGCSNNRRDTGCSTSSTTSLGSGLQEAEAEHNKRGGVLLESISNASSPCTSTVSSCLSSPLSQLPDLSSTNDLKAREGIESGYSSLEKTRSDAEEIQTSCDPHYRRSQVLEQFENQNGTLSHSNEGYSPSSSSSSSSTLERDHDQRASRSEAQVLDHGHETSGITRNSTSSTTRRSKSLERNLAEHTSAPDLLNFKKGWMTRLGEDGKWRKHWFVLTEQTLRFYRDSVAEEAADVDGEINLSTCFDITDFPVQRNYGFQIHTKDGVFTLCAMTYGIRRNWIQAVMKNVRPVVPPDVARKNASKKSSSAPQKAPLNSAPGPKSHSSSNTSCSEVEKRSRISERRKEGRYKTFDWAEFRHRQQKREESNRQFQRGSEVACLPPAPASSPEEPGAMVLSEEPTERGMPYNQQRKLYLQTSQMIASTDTPTNSLSHTDASISVVSEENGQKRIVDSVGGFGDISKMQVETIKKPEEETRLKATSGSSSSFPSSSVQTEWDWEEELQTLRSELKAEQERSEREVSELQLSEAHLQTELKNGQDHIQEMESRLQSAEATLQEKDEALEELRCHLEDVTGRLKATEEAQALKDVRIERHLRLLQESQERERRSLSDSLDHAEKRGKELEERLQQMEAELKNTPVGSAAQDLERRCQELQNQLEESDSEVARMQARLRNEETLYYNMEHDYEQVCEELECARGALQNCETMCEDRYRAQLEQQQREINRKEQELQEMLVKMAALGTSLEETERRLKEAQSHLQKVNVSRDRPTGGEELLGSSDFAQKVKNNRLNGTDMQAVAPREESERVISVIQALESKLCNTEERLREITMQLQRQQQVRAFNGESPRKRSKSTESLTSEVAFDNLDVNQCSQALQCLQGIMWERTAANTNGSAVTNGMIDFQDDFQEASESSERHLTLSMASRILSLETLVIQRMASAIERPSRELLRKLSELQVQAQAMAQNLAQDESHEKTVSGDYSQFLSCFQELDETSGFTLGQTEICNLCVRAELAYLTYTLHTRNSQEEQQGSDTWPVPEVTPPGTRREMGSKPNFKLADIYPPELAPYSEQIPNTQEEEFSVGDMELECKGYESLATELRQQAQALQALSVQLQPEDGDVDLLPEFSPAIMQTILSRATLAYVTSRLRLALQQEMRILREQRERAMCECRAVCRSMEALFQEQTERYEEKLREGRVVIEMAELGRVSAETDAQIRGQEVQRLETEFEEKLQELQKIHEEEMTRLHGYYTQSRSQVMTPSDSSDVDENVCGSALKRRIRELEDQVSCLEDELRSGDANSLRQAYEQELETLKATCELGFSSMEQSHQRVIEEMQRQHHIEVDRLTEEREKVLQEETNATIAAIDAMRKAHKEELEKSQKAQQSGANTDISKLRAQFDEELESLHRELEVLSEQYSQKCLENAHLSRKIETERQALSSTERENQELHIHNQVTLRVKESEIQCLRQEISSLKEELQAANRQSKELLKELSALGVKSQSDCTKRRADPYSLQGYTYDLMKTRSNPEFMRERSKRKQASRSKSLRDGLSAQERIKLFESEDNRKI, from the exons ATGTCCAGAAAACAGAA GTGGCAAGAAAATATGCATATTCAACCAAATGCTGTTAAATCAaaccagaggaggaggaggagagagccCACACACCCCACG gtCCTAAAGCCTGGCCTACCTAAGCATACAGAAACTGACAGAGGTCACACAGCTAATTTCACCACCACCAGTACCGGCAGTGTTATTGGAACTGGCATGAACACCATTAGCAGTGGTGGTGGAGGACCCAGCAGCAGCATCAGGAAGACCAGCATCAGTTGTATAGCATGTAGCACTGAGAACAATAGTGACGTAGCTAGTGgttgtagtaatagtaatagcatTAGAGGTGGAGGTGCTGGTGTTCACAGTGCAAGAAGCAGTGTAGGCATTAGCTGTAGCATTAAAGGAAGTAATGGTATTTTAAGTAGTGGAGGTGGAAGTGGAGCTGTTTCCACTAGCATGGGCCCCAAAGGCAACAGTAGTAGTGTTATTGAAGGCTGTAGTAACAACAGAAGGGACACTGGCTGCAGCACAAGTAGCACCACCTCATTGGGGAGTGGGCTACAGGAAGCGGAGGCGGAGCATAACAAGAGAGGAGGGGTCCTGCTGGAGAGCATCAGCAACGCTAGCTCCCCCTGCACATCCACAGTCAGCTCCTGCCTCTCTTCACCACTCAGCCAGCTGCCTGATCTCTCCAGCACCAATG ACCTCAAGGCTCGGGAAGGCATAGAGAGTGGATACTCTTCTCTGGAGAAGACGAGATCCGATGCTGAGGAGATACAGACGAGCTGTGACCCACATTACAG GAGGTCTCAAGTGCTTGAACAGTTTGAGAATCAAAATGGTACCCTTTCTCATTCCAATGAAGGGTATTCCccttcttcctcatcctcttcttcttctactttggAACGTGATCATGACCAAAGGGCAAGCCGCAGTGAGGCACAG GTGCTGGATCACGGTCATGAAACTTCTGGCATTACAAGAAACTCTACCTCTTCCACCACGCGACGCTCCAAATCACTGGAGCGCAATCTGGCAGAACACACTTCTGCG CCTGACCTACTGAATTTTAAAAAGGGATGGATGACACGGCTGGGAGAAGATGGAAAG tggaGGAAGCATTGGTTTGTTCTCACTGAACAGACTTTAAGATTCTACCGGGACTCCGTTGCTGAAGAG GCTGCTGATGTGGATGGCGAGATAAATCTCTCCACTTGTTTTGACATCACAGACTTTCCTGTGCAGAGGAACTATGGCTTTCAGATTCAT ACTAAAGATGGTGTTTTTACACTCTGTGCAATGACTTATGGGATACGTCGAAACTGGATTCAGGCAGTGATGAAGAATGTTCGGCCTGTTGTCCCTCCAGATGTTGCAAG GAAAAATGCATCTAAAAAATCCAG ctccgccccacaAAAGGCACCTTTAAATTCTGCACCTGGACCTAAAAGTCACTCCTCTTCAAACACGTCATGTTCAGAGGTGGAGAAGCGGAGTCGCATCAGTGAACGCCGTAAAGAGGGTCGTTacaaaacctttgactgggcaGAGTTTCGTCACAGgcagcagaaaagggaggaatcgAACAGGCAGTTCCAGAGGGGATCAGAAGTAGCCTGTTTACCTCCGGCACCTGCATCGTCTCCAGAGGAACCTGGTGCAATGGTGCTAAGCGAGGAACCCACAGAAAGAGGGATGCCTTACAATCAGCAAAGAAAACTTTATTTACAGACTTCGCAAATGATAGCATCCACTGACACACCTACTAATTCATTGTCACACACTGATGCATCTATTAGTGTTGTTTCTGAAGAGAATGGTCAGAAGAGGATCGTTGACAGTGTGGGGGGTTTCGGTGACATTTCAAAGATGCAAGTGGAAACTATAAAGAAACCTGAAGAAGAGACAAGACTCAAG GCCACCTCAGGATCATCATCATCCTTTCCCTCATCCTCAGTCCAGACAGAGTGGGACTGGGAGGAAGAGCTTCAGACCCTTCGCAGTGAACTGAAGGCAGAGCAAGAACGAAGTGAGAGGGAGGTGAGTGAGCTCCAGCTCTCTGAGGCCCATCTGCAGACTGAGTTGAAGAATGGTCAGGACCACATACAGGAAATGGAATCAAGACTGCAAAGTGCAGAGGCCACTTTGCAAGAGAAGGACGAGGCTCTTGAGGAACTGCGTTGCCATTTGGAAGATGTAACCGGGCGTCTGAAAGCTACAGAAGAGGCACAGGCTCTGAAAGATGTCCGCATAGAGAGACACCTGCGCCTCCTCCAGGAAAGCCAGGAGAGGGAACGAAGGAGCCTCAGCGATAGCCTTGACCATGCCGAGAAGCGTGGGAAGGAACTGGAGGAGCGTCTGCAGCAGATGGAAGCAGAGCTGAAAAACACCCCAGTGGGGAGCGCAGCGCAGGACCTGGAGAGGAGGTGCCAGGAGTTGCAGAACCAGCTTGAAGAGTCAGACAGCGAGGTTGCTCGAATGCAGGCACGACTCCGGAATGAGGAGACGCTGTATTATAATATGGAGCACGACTATGAGCAAGTGTGCGAGGAGCTAGAGTGTGCTCGTGGTGCTCTACAGAATTGCGAGACAATGTGTGAGGATCGCTACAGAGCCCAACTAGAGCAGCAACAGCGGGAGATCAACAGGAAGGAGCAGGAGCTGCAAGAAATGCTTGTGAAAATGGCTGCCTTGGGCACCAGTTTGGAAGAGACTGAACGCAGGCTGAAAGAAGCTCAGAGTCATCTTCAGAAGGTTAATGTCTCTCGAGACAGGCCGACTGGGGGAGAAGAACTTCTTGGCAGTTCAGATTTTGCGCAGAAGGTCAAAAACAATAGGTTAAATGGAACAGACATGCAAGCAGTAGCTCCAAGGGAAGAATCGGAGAGAGTGATTTCAGTGATACAAGCATTGGAGAGCAAGTTGTGTAACACAGAAGAAAGGCTCAGAGAGATCACCATGCAGCTACAACGACAGCAACAAGTTCGTGCTTTTAATGGTGAAAGTCCACGGAAAAGGAGTAAATCCACAGAGTCATTGACTTCTGAAGTTGCTTTTGATAACCTAGACGTAAATCAGTGCAGTCAAGCTTTGCAGTGCTTGCAGGGGATCATGTGGGAGAGGACTGCTGCCAATACCAATGGTAGTGCTGTCACTAATGGAATGATTGATTTCCAAGATGACTTTCAAGAAGCGAGTGAGAGTTCAGAGAGGCATTTAACCCTAAGCATGGCCAGCAGGATTTTGTCCCTAGAGACACTGGTCATCCAGAGAATGGCTTCTGCAATCGAGCGCCCGAGTAGGGAGCTTCTCCGGAAACTCTCTGAACTGCAAGTCCAGGCTCAGGCAATGGCTCAGAATCTAGCTCAAGATGAGAGCCATGAAAAGACAGTGTCAGGGGACTATTCGCAGTTCCTTTCATGCTTCCAAGAATTGGATGAGACAAGTGGGTTCACACTGGGCCAGACTGAGATCTGCAACTTGTGTGTGAGAGCGGAATTGGCATACCTTACATACACTCTCCACACTCGCAACTCGCAAGAGGAACAGCAGGGATCGGACACTTGGCCTGTGCCTGAGGTCACACCACCTGGCACTAGAAGGGAAATGGGCTCAAAGCCAAATTTCAAGCTTGCCGACATATACCCACCTGAGCTCGCTCCGTACAGCGAGCAGATCCCAAATACCCAAGAGGAAGAGTTCTCCGTAGGGGATATGGAACTTGAGTGCAAAGGGTATGAGAGCCTTGCGACGGAGCTGCGTCAGCAGGCACAGGCTCTTCAGGCCCTCTCTGTCCAGTTGCAGCCTGAGGATGGTGATGTAGACTTGCTGCCGGAGTTTTCGCCAGCTATCATGCAAACCATCCTGTCCCGGGCAACTCTGGCCTATGTGACAAGTCGCTTGCGTTTGGCTTTGCAGCAAGAAATGCGCATCCTGCGGGAGCAACGGGAGCGGGCCATGTGCGAGTGCCGTGCCGTGTGCCGCAGCATGGAAGCTCTCTTTCAAGAGCAGACAGAGCGCTACGAGGAGAAGCTGCGCGAAGGTCGTGTGGTTATTGAAATGGCCGAGCTGGGCCGCGTCTCTGCAGAGACCGATGCCCAGATAAGGGGACAGGAGGTGCAGCGTCTGGAGACGGAGTTTGAAGAGAAACTCCAGGAGCTTCAGAAGATTCATGAGGAGGAGATGACTCGACTCCATGGGTACTACACCCAGAGCAGGTCACAGGTGATGACTCCTTCAGACTCCAGTGATGTAGACGAGAATGTTTGTGGGAGCGCTTTGAAAAGACGCATCAGAGAGCTGGAGGATCAGGTTAGCTGCTTGGAAGATGAACTTCGCAGTGGAGATGCAAACTCCCTGAGGCAGGCATATGAACAGGAGCTGGAGACCCTGAAG GCTACTTGTGAGCTTGGCTTCAGCAGCATGGAGCAGAGCCATCAGCGGGTGATTGAGGAGATGCAGCGGCAGCACCACATAGAGGTGGATCGGctgacagaggagagagagaaagtactgCAGGAAGAAACCAATGCCACCATTGCAG CTATCGATGCCATGCGGAAGGCTCATAAGGAAGAGCTGGAGAAAAGTCAAAAAGCCCAGCAGAGCGGAGCCAACACAGATATAAGCAAG